Proteins encoded by one window of Thermococcus sp. JdF3:
- a CDS encoding glycosyltransferase family 4 protein: protein MRILMVGHYPPHGGGVANHLDNLVRELRKRHEVHVLTYGPVEPREFEREFVHQVKVPQVYGLRGTSFAFLGSRKIVRLHRKLGFDLIHAHFIGTTSFAGVLAKEKTGLPLVVTAHGSDLEHTAKLALGRFYVKKTLAEADAVIAVSHWLARKALALGAGRVSVIPNGVRELEGAGEPENGRRYITFIGALREYKSPGTFIELAREFPEKEFLVVGDGPLRGSLEASAPGNVRFLGYRGDVGRILAESVLLVLPSRREGFGLVVIEANSLGVPAVGRRVSAVPELIRAGKNGLTFGTFDELVEAVEVLTEPKKNRKTGAVARRVAALYSWEVVAAGVEGVYSSVIG, encoded by the coding sequence ATGAGGATTCTAATGGTCGGTCACTACCCACCGCACGGTGGAGGCGTTGCGAACCACCTGGACAACCTCGTAAGGGAGCTCAGAAAACGCCACGAGGTTCACGTCCTGACCTACGGGCCGGTTGAGCCGAGGGAGTTCGAGCGGGAGTTCGTCCACCAGGTTAAGGTTCCGCAGGTTTACGGACTGAGGGGGACGAGCTTCGCATTTCTGGGCTCCAGGAAAATCGTCCGGCTCCACAGGAAACTGGGGTTCGATTTGATCCACGCCCACTTCATTGGAACGACCAGCTTCGCGGGCGTTCTTGCGAAGGAGAAAACCGGCCTTCCCCTCGTCGTCACGGCCCACGGAAGCGACCTGGAGCACACGGCAAAGCTGGCCCTCGGAAGGTTTTACGTGAAAAAAACCCTCGCCGAGGCGGACGCGGTAATAGCGGTTAGCCACTGGCTGGCAAGGAAGGCACTGGCCCTCGGGGCGGGAAGGGTGAGTGTCATACCCAACGGGGTGCGTGAACTCGAAGGGGCCGGGGAACCGGAGAACGGGAGGAGGTACATCACGTTCATCGGCGCCCTCCGCGAATACAAAAGCCCGGGAACCTTCATAGAGCTGGCGAGGGAATTTCCGGAGAAGGAATTCCTTGTGGTGGGTGACGGCCCGCTCAGGGGGAGTCTGGAAGCGAGTGCACCCGGAAACGTGAGGTTCCTTGGGTACAGGGGGGACGTTGGGAGGATCCTGGCGGAAAGCGTTCTCCTCGTCCTGCCCTCCAGGAGGGAGGGCTTTGGCCTTGTCGTCATAGAGGCCAACAGCCTGGGCGTCCCGGCAGTGGGAAGGCGCGTGAGCGCGGTTCCCGAGCTGATCAGAGCGGGGAAGAACGGACTCACCTTCGGGACGTTCGATGAGCTCGTTGAGGCTGTAGAGGTTCTTACCGAGCCGAAAAAGAACCGGAAAACCGGGGCCGTTGCGAGGAGGGTCGCGGCGCTCTACTCGTGGGAGGTCGTCGCGGCGGGAGTCGAGGGGGTGTACTCCTCGGTGATTGGGTAA